Part of the Kitasatospora sp. NBC_00374 genome is shown below.
ACTCGTTGCAGATGTACACCCCCGGTCCCGTGACCAGCTTGGCCACCTCCGCCTCCGGCCTACCGCAGAACGAGCATCGCAGGCCCTCGTGTTCGGCCACAGCCGCGGGCATACCGCACCTCCTTGTCAGGCAATCCCTGACGGCAGGATATAGACGTCAGGAACGCCCTGACAAGACGCCCCGGGCAGGACCTCGCCGCCGCGTCGACGGGCTGTCAGGTCCACTGCTCGGACGGGGCGACGCCGGGAGCGGGCTTGCCGTGCGGGTTCGCGGTCAGGCCGTCGTGCCGCGGGCGAGCGCTCCCGGCCGGCCGGAGCCGCTCGCTGGTGGTGACCCGGCGAGCGTGGGCTCCGGCACCGGGCGGCCCGGCGACGCCGGTCAGCCGGCGAGGAGTTCGAGCGTGTCGATCACGCGGTTCGAGAAGCCCCACTCGTTGTCGTACCAGGCGACCACCTTGATGTGGCGGCCGTCGACGCGGGTGAGCTCCGAGTCGAAGATCGACGATGCCGGGTTGCCGGTGATGTCGGAGGACACGAGCGGGTCGTCGGAGTACTCCAGCACGCCGGCGAGCGGACCCTGCGCCGCGGCGCGGTACGCCGCCAGGACCTCCTCGCGCGTCACGTCGCGGGCGACGGTCGTGTTGAGTTCGACGATCGACCCCACCGGAACCGGCACCCGGATCGAGTCGCCCGACAGCTTGCCGTCGAGGTTCGGCAGCACGAGGCCGATCGCCTTCGCGGCGCCCGTGGTGGTCGGCACGATGTTGACGGCGGCGGCGCGGGCGCGACGGGCGTCGCGGTGCGGACCGTCCTGCAGGTTCTGCTCCTGCGTGTAGGCGTGCACCGTCGTCATGAAGCCGTGCTCGATGCCGGCCAGCTCGTCGAGCACCGCGGCCAGCGGCGCGAGCGCGTTGGTCGTGCAGGAGGCGTTCGAGACGATCGTGTGCGTGGCCGGGTCGTACGCATCGGTGTTGACCCCGAACGCGAGCGTGACGTCGGCGCCGTCCGCCGGCGCGCTGACCAGGACCCGCTTCGCGCCCGCGTCGAGGTGGGCGCGGGCGGCCGCGGCCGACGTGAAGCGGCCGGTCGCCTCCAGCACGAGGTCGACGCCGAGCTCGGCCCACGGCAGCTGCGCCGGCTCGCGCTCGGCGAGCACGGTGATCCGACGCCCGTCGACGACGAGGGCATTCCCGTCCACGGTGACCGGGCGGCCCAGCCGGCCCGCGGTCGTGTCGTAGGCGAGCAGCCGCGCGAGGGTGGCGGGCTCCGTGAGGTCGTTGACGGCGACGACCTCGAGCTTGCTGTCCCGTTCGAGCAGCGCGCGCAGCACGTTGCGTCCGATGCGGCCGAATCCGTTGATGGCGATGCGAGTCATGTGTGGTGTCCTTTCGGGTTCGCCACAAGGTTCGCGCGCGGAGTCCGCCGGTGACAGCGGTGTGATCGCCACGGTCCGAAAGTTTCCCGCCACGCGGTGGTCCCGGGTCACTCGCCCTGGGCGAAGGTGCGCCGGTACTCGCTCGGTGTGGTGTCGAGGATGCGCTGGAAGTGCAGACGCAGATTGGTACCGGTGCCGAGGCCGACGTCGGCGGCGATCTGCTCGACGCTCCGCTCGGAACGTTCGAGCAGCTCACGGGCCATGTCGATCCGGGCGCGCATGACCCACTGCATCGGCGTGTACCCCGTGTCGTCGACGAAGCGCCGGGAGAACGTGCGCGGCGACACCGCCGCGTGCCGGGCGAGCGCTTCGAGGGTGAGGGGCTCACCGAGCCGGTGCAGCGCCCACTCGCGGGTGGCGGCGAACCGCTCGCCGAGCGGCTCCGGCACGCTGCGCGGCACGTACTGGGCCTGGCCGCCACTGCGGTAGGGGGCCGCGACCAGGCGCCGGGCCGCGTGGTTCGACGCGGCCACCCCGAGGTCGCCGCGCAGGATGTGCAGGCACAGGTCGATGCCGGAGGCCGCGCCGGCCGACGTCAGCACGCTGCCCTCGTCGACGAACAGCACGTTCTCGTCGACCCGGACGAGCGGGCGCTTCGCGGCGAGCGCCCGTGCGTAGTGCCAGTGCGTCGTGGCGCGCCGGCCGTCGAGCAGGCCCGTGGCGGCGAGCGCGAAGGCGCCCGTCGAGATGGCGGCGAGCCTCGCGCCCCGCCGGTGGGCGGCGATCAGCGCGTCGAGGACGGCCTGCGGCGGGTCCTCACGGTCCGGGAACCGGTAGCCGGGGACGAAGACGATGTCGGCCCACGCGAGCGCGTCGAGGCCGTGGGCGACGTAGTACGACAGGCCGTCGCCGCCGGTCACGAGACCGGGCGCCGCGCCGCACACCCGCACCTCGTACGGCATGCTCGCGCGGGTCGTGAACACCTGCGCGGGAATACCGACGTCGAGGGGCTTCGCACCTTCGAGCACGAGGACGGCGACGCGATGCAGGGGTGAGGCTGGCACGGAAACGAGGGTACGCGGAAGATCGGGGTTGCATCGGTCCGGTGCCCGGGGCCGCGCAGGTCAGCGGGGACTGCACCGGCTCAGGCGTGGGCGGCCCTCGTCTCACCCGAGATCGGGGAAGCCCACCGCGGTGAGTCGCTCGGACACCTCCCAGAGGCGGCGGGCCCGCAGGCCGTCGCGGGCGTACGCGCTCTGTCGGGCGGGGGCCGGGTGTCCGCGCAGCTCGCCGCGGCCTCCCGGGCCGACGTAGCTGCCACCGGGCAGGGGCTCGGTGACCGAGTACAGGGACGGCAGCGCCCCCATGGCGTCGGACTGGGCGACCAGCCGGTTGGCCACGGCCATGACCAGTCGCTGCACGGCGCTGCCGGAGTGGCTCTGGAGATTGGTCGCGGCATAGCCCGGGTGGGCGGCGTGCGCGGTCACGGGCGACCCGGCTTCGGTGAGCCTGCGCTGAAGCTCCCGGACGAAGAGCAGGTTCGCCAGCTTGGACTGCTGGTAGGCCCGCCAGGGGCTGTACGTGCGCTCGGAGTTGAGGTCGTCGAAGTCGATGTCCACCCCCGGCCGGCGGTGCGCGTTGGACGCGACGGTGACGACCCGTCCGGTGATGTGCGGGAGCAGCAGGTTGGTGAGGGCGAACGGCCCGAGGTGGTTGGTGCCGAGCTGCATCTCGAAGCCGTCGACCGTGCGCTGTTCGGGGATGGCCATGACGCCCGCGTTGTTGACCAGGACGTCGAGCGGGCCGTCCCAGGCCGCGGCGAACGCCCGGACGGAGGACAGGTCGGCGAGGTCCAGTCGTCGCACCTCGGTGCTGCCGGGCAGGGTCTGCGCCAGGCGCTCACCACGGGCGGTGTCCCTGACGGCGAGGACGACGTGGGCGCCCGCCCCGGCGAGCTCGCGGGCGGTGACCGCGCCCAGGCCGCTGGTTGCTCCGGTGACGACGATCGTGCGGCCGGCCTGCGAGGGGAGGTCGGCGGCGGACCATTTCTCGTGCGGTGTGGTCATGGCTCCAGCCTGACGCCCCGGCCGCGGGCCGTCTCGTGTTCGCCACGATTCACGGGCTGGCCGTCCTGCTCAACAGCGGCATGATCCGCTACCGGGGGCTGGCGGCGCCGTCCGCGAGCGAGCCGCAGGTCCAGGTGACCAGGTCACGGGCGAGCGGAGCGGCAGCGGCGGTCACCCGCCGCGCCCGAGTGCGTCCACGAGCCGGACGTCGGCGAAGGCCACCTGGGCGTCCAGTCGTATCTGCTCGCACTGCCCGCCGACACGCTGCTCGTCAACGTGCGCTGCCACGTCTGACCCACCCCGCCGGCCCGCCGCCCTACGGGGCCGTCAGCCCGGCGGGGTCGTGCACGGCGCGTCCGCCGACGAGGGTGACGGTCGGGCGCATGGCGGCCAGGCCGTCGGCGGGGCAGGTGAAGGGGTCCTCGGGCCACACGGTCAGGTCGGCGAGGGCGCCGACCGCGAGGGTGCCGCGTTCGCCGTCCTCGCCGAGCATCCGCGCCGCGTCGGTGGTGTGCAGGGCGACCGCCTCCTCGCGGCTGATGGCGTGTTCGGATCCCTGGACGCCGACCGCGGTCTGACGGGTCGTCATTCCCCACACGGAGGTCATGGCACCGTACGGGCCGACCGGGAAGTCGGATCCGGCGGTGATGAGCGCGCCCTCGTCGATCCATTCGCGCAGCGGGAAGATGTCGCGGACCCGCTCCCGGCCCCAGGCCTGGATCTGCGGGGCGGCCGCGTCGTGCAGCAGGGGGTGCTGGACCGTGACCGGGATCCCGAGGCGGATCGCGCGGGCCCGCTGCTCGGGGGTGGCCAGGCCGCCGTGTTCGACGACCAGGGTGCCGGGCTCCAGGCCGGGGTGTCGGTCCAGGACCTGCTCGTACACGTCCAGCAGGATGCGCAGTCCGCGGTCGCCCCACGCGTGCACCCCCACCCGCCAGCCGCGCCGGACCACCCGGTCGACCGTGTCGGCCAGCGCGTCGGGCTCCCACAGCAGCAGGCCGTGGTAGCAGTCCCGGTCGGCGTACGGCTCCTCCAGCGCACCGGCCTCGATTCCGCCGTCGATGCCGAACTTCACGCCCCAGACCCGCAGCCAGGGATCGTCGGTGCCGCGCCACGGCTCCATGCGGTCCAGCAGTTCGTCGGCGTCGGCCGCGGTCCGTACACCGAAGCCCGACACCAGGGCCCGCACGCGTACGCCGAGGGCCCCGGCCCGGTGGGCGGCGCGCAGCACGTCGAGATCCTCGACCGGGACCATGCAGTCGCGCACCGTGCCGATGCCGGTGGCGGCGTAGTCGTGGGAGGCCGCGCGCAGCCCGTCGATCCGGGTCGCCAGGTCCGGGCGCGGCAGGAGCCGCTCGACGAGGGCGATGGCGGTGTCGACCAGGCGGCCGGTCGGCTGGCCGTCCTCGTCGCGGACGATGTGGCCGCCGGGGGGCTCGGGGGTGTCGGCGGTGATGCCGGCCAGACGCAGCGCGTGCGAGTTGAGGACGTCGTTGTGGCCGCCGCGCTTGACCAGCACCGGGTGGTCGGTGGTGGCCCGGTCGAGTTCGGCGAGGGTGGGCATCCGCCGTTCGGCGAGGTTGAGTTCCTGCCAGTTCGTGGTGGTGCGGATCCATTCGCCGGGCGGGGTGACGGCGGCGCGCCGCCGGATGAGGTCGAGGAACTCGGGGATGGTCCGCGCCTGGTGGACGGGCACGTCGTGACTGCTGTACGCGGCGAAGATGAGGTGGGTGTGGGTGTCGTCGAAGGCCGGCATGACGGTCGCGTCGGCGGCGTCGACGACCCTGGTGTGCTCGGTGATCAGGTGGTCCAGGCCGTCCGGCTCGGGAGAGAGCGCGCTGATGCGCCCGCCCGTGACGGCGAGGGCCCGCTGGACCGGTTCGCCGGGCACGAGGGTGTGCACGGTGTGCGCTCTGATCAGCAGGTCGGCGTGCGGCTGTGGCATGGGCTGGTCCTCACGTGTGACGGAACGTCGGGAAGCGGGCCGGGCAGCGGACGGGCGCGTGGGGGCGCCCGGTGCGGGCGCCCCCACGCGAACGGCGGTCAGCCGTGGAGGGGGACGTCGAGCGCCACGGACAGGCGGCGGTCGGCGGCGCTGCGCCCGGCCTCGACGCCGTACACGCCCGGCCGCAGCCGCCAGCCCTCGGCCGCCGTGTCCCAGGTCTGGAACGCGCGCAGCGGGATGCGTGTCCGGGCGGCCACCCGGTCGCCTGCCGCGGCCTCCACGGTGGTGAAGCCCGCCAGGTGCCGGTCCGGGCGGGAGGGGTCGGCGCCGTCGTGGGCGAGGTAGATCTGGACGGTCTCGCGCCCGGGGCGCTCACCGGTGTTGCGCACCCATACGGTGACCTCGGCCGCCGTCCCGTAGGGGTCCTCGTCCGTGGGGTCCTCGACGCGGCGGACTTCGAGGCCCTCGTAGGCCCACTCGGTGTAGCCCAGGCCGTGGCCGAACCAGTAGGCCGGTTCGGCGGCGCCCCGCTGCCAGGCGCGGTAGCCGACGAACAGGCCCTCGTCGTACGGCAGGACGCCGTCGTGCGGCTCGACCCGCAGCACCGGCGTGTCGGCGGCCTCGGCCGGCCAGGTGGTGGGCAGCCGCCCGCCCGGCTCGGTGCGGCCCAGCAGCACGTCGGCGAGGGCGTGGCCGGCCTCCTGGCCGGGGAACCAGGTGAGCAGGACGGCTGCCACACTCCCGCGCCACGGCATCAGCACCGGGGCTCCGGAGTTGACCACGACGACGGTGTTCGGGTTGGCCTCGGCGACCCGGTGGACGAGGTCGTCCTGACGGCCGGGCAGCGCGAGGTCGGCGCGGTCGACGCCCTCGCTCTCGACCTCCTCGGTGGTGCCCACGATGACGACGGCGACCTCGGCCGCGCGGGCGGCCTCCACGGCCTCCTCGATCAGCTGCTCCTCGGTGCGGGTGGGGGCGGCGTGGCCGAGGGTGAAGGAGACGAGGCCGAAGCCCGCGACACCGGACGCTTCCGGCAGGGTGTGCCCGAGGGAGATCTCCACCGCGCGGCCGGCCGCCAGCTCGACGGCGAACACCCGCTCCGGCGGGGCAAGGAACGCGGCCGCGGGGTCGTCGCCGTCGAGTTCGAGGACGTCGTCGAAGAGCACCCGTCCGTCGACCTCCAGGCAGAAGCGCCCCACGCCGCGCACGGCGAACCGGTGGACGCCGCTGCCCTGCGGCACGAGCGTGCCGGTCAAGGTGGCGGCCGCCAGCTCGGAGAAGTCGACCCGGCCGGGCAGCTGCCCGATCCACCGCACGCTCCCGTCGGGGACGACCGTGGTGGCCAGCACCTCTCCGGCGGCGTCCTGCAGGAGGGCGGTGAGCGGGACCGCGACCGGGGCCAGATGGACCAGTGGGTCGGCCCCGAGCGCGTACGTCACCTCGACGCCGGCGGCGCGCAGCCCGTCCAGGGGGGTGATGACCCGGGTGGGGAAGACCTGGGCGCTGCCGCCGCCGCCGATGCGCGCCTGCACGGCGGCCGCGCCGATCAGCGCCACCCGGGCGGACCGGGCGAGCGGCAGGGCGCCGCCCTCGTTGCGGAGCAGGACGAAGGAGCGTTCGGCGACCTCGCGGGCGAGTGCCTCGCCGTCGATCGCGGCCGGCAGCCGGTCGGCGGGGACGGCCGCGGGCGCGCCCTCCAGGAGTCCGACGCGGGCGGCCAGTCGGAGCACCCGCCGGGCGAGGTCGTCGACCGTCGGTTCCGGTACGCGGCCCTCGCGCACGGCGGTGACCAGGTGTTCCCCGTAGACGGTCACCGGGCCGGGCATCGCGATGTCGAGTCCGCCCAGCGCGCAGCGCACGGTGTCGCGGGCGCCGGTCCAGTCGGAGACGAGGACGCCGTCGAAGCCCCATTCCGCGCGCAGCACACCGTTGTTGAGGGTGCTGTTCTCGGTCATGCCTGCGCCGTTGACCTGGTTGTACGAGGCCATCAGGCCCCAGGGGCCGGCCTTGCGGACGATGGCCTCGAAAGGGGCGAGGTAGAGCTCGCGCAGGGTGCGGTCGTCCAGTCGCACGTCGACGGTGAAGCGGTCGGTCTCGGAGTCGTTGGCGACGAAGTGCTTGGGGGTGGTGGCGACGCCACCGTCCTGGACCCCGGCGACCAGGGCGGCGCCGATGTCACCGGTCAGCAGGGGGTCCTCCGAGTAGCACTCGAAGTGGCGGCCTCCGCGCGGGGTGCGGTGCAGGTTGACGGTCGGCGCGAGAACGACGTGGGCGCCCTTGCGGCGGGCCTCCTGGGCGAGGAGCCGTCCGACGCGGCGGGCCAGGTCGACGTCCCAGGTGGCGGCGAGCGCGGTCGGGGAGGGGATGGCGATCGACGGGTCGTCCGGGGTCCACTGCTCTCCGCGCACGCCGGCCGGGCCGTCCGACATCACGAGTCGGCCGAGGCCGATGTCCTCGTTGGCGGGCAGGGACCACATGTCCGCTCCGGCGAGGAGCGCGACCTTGGCGGGCAGGGACAGCTGTGACAGTGCCTTGTGGACGGCCGCCTCGCGGTCGCGGTCGGCGGCGGCGACGGGCCTGGGCTCGGTGTTCATGGGGTCCTCGGGGTCGGTTCCGACTGGGGTGGGGGGACGTGCGGTGGCGCGGGACGGGCTGCGCGCCGGCTGGGGGCGGCCCGGGTGTCTCGGGCGCGGGGTGTCAGCGCACGGACCGGATGGGCACGATCGCCAGCGCCCCGAGCAGGGAGAGCGCGCCGCCGACGAGGAACAGCCCGGTGTAGCCGCCCAGGTGACCGATGACGGTGGCGGCCACGAACGGGGCGACGATCTGCGGGCCCGCACTGGCGATGTTCAGGACGCCCATGTCGCGGGCGGCGTCCTCGGCCCGGGGCAGGACCAGGGTCACGACGGCGGTGTCCACCGCCATGAAGCAGCCGAACGCGAGCCCGTTGAGGGCGCTGAAGACGAGCATTCCGGTCCAGGTGGGGCTGACCACCGGCACGACCATCACCAGCCCGGCCAGCGCGGCGGACAGGCCGACGAAGAGCTTGCGGCGGTTCCAGCGGTCGGACAGCACTCCGCCGACGACGGTCGAGACCGCCATCGCCGCCATCGACACCGGGGTGAGGACGGCGATCGCCGCCGTCGGCTCCAGGCCGGCGGGCAGCGTGAC
Proteins encoded:
- the gap gene encoding type I glyceraldehyde-3-phosphate dehydrogenase, whose protein sequence is MTRIAINGFGRIGRNVLRALLERDSKLEVVAVNDLTEPATLARLLAYDTTAGRLGRPVTVDGNALVVDGRRITVLAEREPAQLPWAELGVDLVLEATGRFTSAAAARAHLDAGAKRVLVSAPADGADVTLAFGVNTDAYDPATHTIVSNASCTTNALAPLAAVLDELAGIEHGFMTTVHAYTQEQNLQDGPHRDARRARAAAVNIVPTTTGAAKAIGLVLPNLDGKLSGDSIRVPVPVGSIVELNTTVARDVTREEVLAAYRAAAQGPLAGVLEYSDDPLVSSDITGNPASSIFDSELTRVDGRHIKVVAWYDNEWGFSNRVIDTLELLAG
- a CDS encoding GlxA family transcriptional regulator, yielding MPASPLHRVAVLVLEGAKPLDVGIPAQVFTTRASMPYEVRVCGAAPGLVTGGDGLSYYVAHGLDALAWADIVFVPGYRFPDREDPPQAVLDALIAAHRRGARLAAISTGAFALAATGLLDGRRATTHWHYARALAAKRPLVRVDENVLFVDEGSVLTSAGAASGIDLCLHILRGDLGVAASNHAARRLVAAPYRSGGQAQYVPRSVPEPLGERFAATREWALHRLGEPLTLEALARHAAVSPRTFSRRFVDDTGYTPMQWVMRARIDMARELLERSERSVEQIAADVGLGTGTNLRLHFQRILDTTPSEYRRTFAQGE
- a CDS encoding oxidoreductase, with protein sequence MTTPHEKWSAADLPSQAGRTIVVTGATSGLGAVTARELAGAGAHVVLAVRDTARGERLAQTLPGSTEVRRLDLADLSSVRAFAAAWDGPLDVLVNNAGVMAIPEQRTVDGFEMQLGTNHLGPFALTNLLLPHITGRVVTVASNAHRRPGVDIDFDDLNSERTYSPWRAYQQSKLANLLFVRELQRRLTEAGSPVTAHAAHPGYAATNLQSHSGSAVQRLVMAVANRLVAQSDAMGALPSLYSVTEPLPGGSYVGPGGRGELRGHPAPARQSAYARDGLRARRLWEVSERLTAVGFPDLG
- a CDS encoding amidohydrolase, producing MPQPHADLLIRAHTVHTLVPGEPVQRALAVTGGRISALSPEPDGLDHLITEHTRVVDAADATVMPAFDDTHTHLIFAAYSSHDVPVHQARTIPEFLDLIRRRAAVTPPGEWIRTTTNWQELNLAERRMPTLAELDRATTDHPVLVKRGGHNDVLNSHALRLAGITADTPEPPGGHIVRDEDGQPTGRLVDTAIALVERLLPRPDLATRIDGLRAASHDYAATGIGTVRDCMVPVEDLDVLRAAHRAGALGVRVRALVSGFGVRTAADADELLDRMEPWRGTDDPWLRVWGVKFGIDGGIEAGALEEPYADRDCYHGLLLWEPDALADTVDRVVRRGWRVGVHAWGDRGLRILLDVYEQVLDRHPGLEPGTLVVEHGGLATPEQRARAIRLGIPVTVQHPLLHDAAAPQIQAWGRERVRDIFPLREWIDEGALITAGSDFPVGPYGAMTSVWGMTTRQTAVGVQGSEHAISREEAVALHTTDAARMLGEDGERGTLAVGALADLTVWPEDPFTCPADGLAAMRPTVTLVGGRAVHDPAGLTAP
- a CDS encoding glycoside hydrolase family 3 C-terminal domain-containing protein; this encodes MNTEPRPVAAADRDREAAVHKALSQLSLPAKVALLAGADMWSLPANEDIGLGRLVMSDGPAGVRGEQWTPDDPSIAIPSPTALAATWDVDLARRVGRLLAQEARRKGAHVVLAPTVNLHRTPRGGRHFECYSEDPLLTGDIGAALVAGVQDGGVATTPKHFVANDSETDRFTVDVRLDDRTLRELYLAPFEAIVRKAGPWGLMASYNQVNGAGMTENSTLNNGVLRAEWGFDGVLVSDWTGARDTVRCALGGLDIAMPGPVTVYGEHLVTAVREGRVPEPTVDDLARRVLRLAARVGLLEGAPAAVPADRLPAAIDGEALAREVAERSFVLLRNEGGALPLARSARVALIGAAAVQARIGGGGSAQVFPTRVITPLDGLRAAGVEVTYALGADPLVHLAPVAVPLTALLQDAAGEVLATTVVPDGSVRWIGQLPGRVDFSELAAATLTGTLVPQGSGVHRFAVRGVGRFCLEVDGRVLFDDVLELDGDDPAAAFLAPPERVFAVELAAGRAVEISLGHTLPEASGVAGFGLVSFTLGHAAPTRTEEQLIEEAVEAARAAEVAVVIVGTTEEVESEGVDRADLALPGRQDDLVHRVAEANPNTVVVVNSGAPVLMPWRGSVAAVLLTWFPGQEAGHALADVLLGRTEPGGRLPTTWPAEAADTPVLRVEPHDGVLPYDEGLFVGYRAWQRGAAEPAYWFGHGLGYTEWAYEGLEVRRVEDPTDEDPYGTAAEVTVWVRNTGERPGRETVQIYLAHDGADPSRPDRHLAGFTTVEAAAGDRVAARTRIPLRAFQTWDTAAEGWRLRPGVYGVEAGRSAADRRLSVALDVPLHG